Below is a window of Watersipora subatra chromosome 11, tzWatSuba1.1, whole genome shotgun sequence DNA.
TCAACTCTACACCCTATCCTTCAACTCTACACACTATCCTTTAACTCTACACCCTACCCTTTAACTCTACACACTATCCTTCAACTCTACACCCTATCCTTCAACTCTACACCCTATCCTTAAACTCTATACCCTACCCTTTAACTCTACACCCTATCCTTCAACTCTACACCCTACCCTTTAACTTTACACCCTACCCTTTAACTCTACACCCTACCCTTTATCTCTACATGAACATATGCCTATTCACAACTACAAGacaaatacaatatttcagACCATGTTGTGCATCTACAACCTATTTATATGCACATTTGCATTCTTGTTGCTTACAAAACAGAGGCAAAAAAGGCTAGCGCCACAAGCTTCGCTCTGACTAACATTCTACGCAATCATATGACTTTGCAGACAAAGACCTTTTATCAtcagcaatttttattaaaacatcaaTACATGGACAGAAACAAAAACTACCAATCAAACTCACCTTGACGTATGAAACCCCATTGTTTTACCTAATATCGGCCAAATATGATGGATCTAAGAAATCTAGCATTTAGCTTCTTTTGTCAATGACGACTAACAATGACATTGTAAATGGAGTTTTTGAATGAGGATCCCACGTAATAGTGactctacatgtatgtggtAGTATCAATAGCAAACAAAGAAGAAATAACCACGAGTGCAGGGACCTTCAAAACTGCAGCAACACTCGGTCACAAATACACCTAGACTAACtgttaaaattaaatacaaccaTGTTTCCTACCACACCTTGTTTAACATCTCAAGTTGTCTATACAATTTAAACAATGTTTGCATATAACTAATGAGTGTGACTAACTCATGAGGACAAATGGTAGTCACTATATCATACGACTTGATGTGAAGAAATGTTAGGAATCTGGCTCAAATGTGTAATGCGTGACTGTAGGCATCTTTTCTCGGTCCTTCCCTCGCTGAACCCACAAATGATCTGGATACTGCTTAGGCATCTACAAGTACACCAAGTTATGATGGGTGAGTACAAAGTTTCGCCATCGTGAGCTAAATGGGAGTCATCTACCCaaatatataaatgaaaaaattactTGTCTACAATAGTCTAACAAATACAACTGACAAAATGAAAAGTAGAGTGAGTGAACTTTAGCGGGTAAACCAAAAAAGTGGAACAGGAACACTGAACAAAACGGGTGAAGAAATGAAAAGAGAAACATGATTGAGCATAAGGAAGGAGTTGAAATGAAAAGGGAAACATAATTCAATGACGGGAAAAAGAAATAGGCAAGAATGGAGGAGGAAATGCAATGGAGCCTAGAGAGAGAAAAGAAAAGGATAAAAAGAGAAGGCAAGAACGAAGCGAGAAGACATGATGGACTGGTGACGAGGAAGTGGAAGGGCTGAAGGAAATATGAAGAAGAGAAGGTATGAAAAGAGAAAACATTACAATAAAACGCGGTGATGAAACAATGACTATATCAAGTGAGCTGTCATGAGAGCACACTTACCGCAGGCATGTGAGTTCTGATGTCAAAGTATTCACAAAGAGCCTGCAGTGCCATTCCACCAAAATATATGCTGAGAAATACAGTGAGCATGAACCGCCTAACAAACAGAAATACTTGCGAATCAGAGCTTCATACTTTCACTATGGAACTGCAAAGCAAAAATGACCAGTGAACTTTGCTGATGTACCAACATGACACATGTTTGTCCCAGTAACAATATTTACCAATAACCATATAATTCTTCAAAGTCATCTCTGGCAGAGTGAGAAAGCAACTTAAATTGGAAATGAAGGGTTAAGAATCAAATGCAGGTTGCTAGTCAGTATATTAAAAGCTGTTTTATGTTTATTCTGTTAGTTAGTATGTTGTACATGAGTTATGTTGGCCGTGTTCTACGGTGACTACCATAGATATGTAGCTAACATTATTCCTTTTTATTAACTACAGTTGACTGTATATTCTATTATCACATATCGCTGTCCCTATTCTTAAGATATAATAACACATTTATTTAAGTAACAATATTTGAATAACTATTATCTCAATAAAATGTGATGATCGCTAGACTAATAATGAGATGTTCATTATGAGGATACATTATACTTTGAAATGTCTTTTATCACGATACATTAGACTTTGATATGTCTATCATCAGGATACATTACACTTCAAAATGTCATTTATCACGATACATTAAACTTTGATATGTCTATCATCAGGATACATTATACTTTGAAATGTCTTTTATCACGATACATTAGACTTTGATATGTCTATAATTGATATAAGGCAGCCCGGcacaatatttaaaacaaaaactcaCGTGCTGAAATATGATTGATCCTCCCAAGATGGGTTGTATCGGTCACTGACCGATTGGTCAGCTCGTACATGCAATACCTCTTTATAGTTTGTACCTGTATGTGGATAGTCAATATCGTCATATGGGTCCCTTGCCTCTGCACCAATCCATTTCACCTTTGGATAGTCGCCATAACCAGGGTCTgtgaaaacaactacatatagTATCTATAACAAAATCTTCCTACACATATGCCTCATGATGCTCTTGCTCCCTCACCACACTTGTCCcataatacagtgcaccctcaggatacgattaccctgatatatgatttttCACTTTACAAAGGGGagcatgatgatttttttcacctcaccatacgaatcttattttaCCATAtggattcaacaaaattttcgcctgagttcaaatttggcagtcggtgtggtTATTATGTACGTCGAAATAACTAAGACACTGAAATGCTGTCCGCTAACAAAGTCTTCACAATAACCGACACGTTGTTTCAATGCTGACACGATGATTGAATTCTCTCAGTTCAACGAGTGTAGAACGGTAAAATTTTCCCTTCAAAACCAGGGAAGAATTGGAGTTGCAATAAACAGAATTGttagtggtcagacaacttcccttaatctgctaacaaaaatccacttcattatgAAAACATCATCGTTCGGGTTTTCTTGCCGTATTAGGTCGAAGAAGGTTTTAAACAGGTCCGCTAAAAGCGAAAGCGAAGACAGCAACTGATAAGTTCTGCTTTCGcttagttttttaatattttagtaataaaacGTTGAAATTCAGCAAAATAGTTaaattacatactaaaacttagcttcaagggtgtgtgtttagtaagctaaacttatttgatgtttgtttatgttatacgtacgcCTGTCTTGAGATAAGAATTCCCCACAGAACGTACTGCACTAGtatagtgcaccctcaggaCACGATTTTGATCTGTTCTAAAGTTGTTATCGTATgatgaaaaaatcgtatataggagtacagaaaccatagtaattatataatgcaaacatccccggTGAAAaccgtcaaaattttatatataaacacagtacatattaaaaaccAACAATACATTagtatgttaatcttagtaactatagttacctgtaGATTACTGTattaagttactgtaggtaactatagttacctacagttacttaattgtatttagtggttatgatctgcaataaaatgtaacattataacgTACAGTGCACCTTGAGGATACGATTACCTTActgtacaattacatgtacgATTACCATACTTACCTTACAAcgctacattttattgcagatcataaccactacgtagaataaagttactgtaggtaactatagttactaagggtagcacactattttgttactaatttttaatatgtaaagcaattgtataaaattttgacgattttacCAGGAGATGTTTGCACTATATAATTACTACGGCTTCTATACTCctacatataattttttcaccTTATAATGCCAACCCTAGAACAAATAacaatcgtatcctgagggtgcccTGTAATTTTATCTCACGACACACTTGCCTCAGTATTGTCTTACCAACAATATCGGTAGTACCTATCAATTTGAATTTTCACTAGGCCAAAAAAGCGCGGAAGATAAATAGAGGGGAGGAATAAAGGCTGACCTTCATCAGGATTGTACGGCTGATAATCCTCTACTCGCAGACCGTATTTCTCAGCAGCAGCCGCCCTTTCAGCCTGTGTCTTCGGATATGGTCCAGGCACCCAGTCTCGGTTCCACACAGCCGATGCTGGCAACGAGAAACCTTGATCTGATAAAACCTACATTTACACATGTGCTAGTATTTGTTGAATTGCCTTCAAAATTGGTCATAAGCCAAAGGAGACAAAAAATGGCGACTACAGTTAGGCAAGCTGATCAACACGGAACCAGAATGCAAGCAGACTAATGTGAACAAATTATGCCAGACAAAaagcataaattttatttttgctaaTGCATGTTTACTGTATAACTTCCCTGTATGGCTATTGAAATGTATTGTAATACTAACCTAGCTCAGTTACTACCCGGATGTGAATGAAGATATAGTTTGctaacatatacatacatgtatatattacttaACTGACCAATAAGGGTGAGCAATAAGCAATTAATATCAGCATAAAGCTTCTTGATGTCTAATTCATTTTGACAACCTACTAAAGCTATGTGATTAGCTACAAccagggccgtatcctcctatactgcagctactgcaaggcagtaccattttttgagaCTCAAATTTCcggaattcacgtcatttttgcttgattttaacactttgactgggaaaatgaccaaaatgtcgtttattggttgcgtggggaaacggtTGATAAAGCTGCCGTCgtgtaacgttaaacaaaggatatgaatgctagtaagttttaaatatcaacattagttgaaaaattcaaatatgaaacgattatccgaaaggcgttgctttgtgctaaggaaatcgcgcctccttggaaaagaataaaagctggaaataccagtcaacatcggctcaactttcaaaacagtaaaataaactaTTATTTGATTCTCCGATCGTAAGTAatttttggtgtgattagaacaacaataattcagatgatagaagtgatgtaaactttttagacttttataatacagtgaaactcggataactcaaacttcaagggaccgagcaaaagtgttcgaattatcagagtgttcaagttatcagagcactgtcacaagtccatgtatttacttacttattagtagatacatgtacatatacaaactataacataattcaaaagcacaaatggcttgtttcaaattaaatgcttctaatgtaaagtttaaaacgtttttatcaaaaagtatagagatttttctatcacttgagattggtttgttgattgaggtgatgttattgccaagacgttttttagattgacttTGGCAAAACTTGACATCTTTttgaaaagacatctttttcttttgagcattttacccataatcaattttgccgatttttcttgaagtttatgcaaagattaccttactttacctgggattcgttaagagcaacactccgaggcagttcaattaaaggttttacgaggtttaacggtacattgtatatcactcacgctttttgaatggatacttattgaatgtacacacgtattctgtgtttaggtcaaacgatgaatagttttttttagctaagacaacgtatacgtttaattacaacaatttttaagacgttttaaacattcaacattttgacgttgattcaacacggaatcaacgtcggaaaactattcgtcacgggctagccgggtcacgaactcaaggattttcgccacgcacatacaaaacaacatgcgatttttgttttgtatgtgcgtggcgaaaatccttgcgcgcgtgacccggctaacccgtgctattcatcgtatcgcagtataaatcaaatttcaccaaatc
It encodes the following:
- the LOC137408736 gene encoding NADH dehydrogenase [ubiquinone] 1 beta subcomplex subunit 8, mitochondrial-like, with product MAALSSGRWFSKCRHKALILALRLGQSSRLITSTARSSAVWNRDWVPGPYPKTQAERAAAAEKYGLRVEDYQPYNPDEDPGYGDYPKVKWIGAEARDPYDDIDYPHTGTNYKEVLHVRADQSVSDRYNPSWEDQSYFSTRFMLTVFLSIYFGGMALQALCEYFDIRTHMPAMPKQYPDHLWVQRGKDREKMPTVTHYTFEPDS